In the Mytilus galloprovincialis chromosome 10, xbMytGall1.hap1.1, whole genome shotgun sequence genome, one interval contains:
- the LOC143048900 gene encoding uncharacterized protein LOC143048900, protein MILTIWEYILTKFIHLEKTSGYGLINFCPVIICVLLVQHGYCSQCSSPDCHSGYSPSEMPNPSTESGLCGRFCSSTFICDPCQILNNSSANEIDRLLVDVPADSDFCGTINTYRIWLAVVNQMDSGDQTIDAKNFADYLRKTGWNLETACGNNVVIFLSRFDRQVYTSAGKAAFKVLNEECIEGIFKEAKKDYFSADDFEGGLKFMVQEYKKALKEGECSDELNHWIWAAPLIAVAFISVIILFYYKSSSGKVGSGGMGGGRGGRRRERGGWVDRGEDSGGGGWGGGGGDGGGGGGGGGGGGGGDGGGGGGGGGGGGDGGGGGGGC, encoded by the exons ATGATATTGACTATATGGGAATACATACTCACTAAATTTATTCATTTGGAGAAAACATCAGGTTATGGTTTGATTAACTTTTGCCCAGTGATAATATGTGTTCTACTTGTACAACATGGTTACTGTTCACAGTGTTCATCTCCAGACTGTCATTCTGGATATTCTCCGTCGGAAATGCCAAATCCATCGACTGAGAGTGGATTGTGTGGAAGATTCTGTAGTTCAACTTTTATTTGTGATCCTTGTCAAATCTTGAACAATTCATCAG CCAATGAAATTGATAGATTGCTTGTTGATGTTCCAGCAGATTCTGATTTCTGTGGTACCATCAATACATACAGAATTTGGTTAGCTGTAGTTAACCAAATGGATTCTGG GGACCAAACAATCGATGCAAAGAATTTTGCGGATTATTTAAGGAAAACTGGATGGAATTTGGAGACTGCATGTGGAAATAATGTTGTGATATTCCTTTCACGTTTTGATAGGCAG GTATATACATCAGCAGGCAAAGCTGCTTTTAAAGTTTTGAATGAAGAGTGTATAGAAGGCATATTCAAAGAAGccaaaaaagattatttttcagCTGACGATTTTGAAGGAGGATTAAAATTCATGGTGCAGGAATACAA GAAAGCTTTGAAAGAAGGAGAATGTTCGGATGAACTTAACCATTGGATCTGGGCTGCGCCATTGATAGCAGTGGCATTTATTTCTGTGATAATactattttattataaaagttcTTCAGGGAAAGTAGGCAGTGGAGGAATGGGTGGAGGAAGAGGTGGACGGAGACGTGAGAGAGGAGGATGGGTTGACAGAGGAGAAGACTCAGGAGGAGGAGGATGGGGTGGAGGGGGAGGAGacggaggaggaggaggaggaggagggggTGGTGGAGGAGGAGGAGacggaggaggaggaggagggggTGGTGGAGGAGGAGGAGACGGAGGCGGAGGAGGAGGGGGTTGTTAA